One region of Mucilaginibacter sp. 14171R-50 genomic DNA includes:
- a CDS encoding FISUMP domain-containing protein, with translation MKHIYQTLSLVSAIALVLFANACKKDGDKKPTPTLTTKEVTSVTTSTAVSGAENIKSEGSEVSDKGICWAESGLPTISDSKKAEGSGASSFNSQLTGLKENTTYYVRAYAMNASGVSYGQRVSFTTLAHATVSIDSLVSSTTNEITVKGSVESKEGNDIISKGFCLAKTPIPTINDIKSIESLDTDPMNYTFKNLTPNTTYYIRAYAINAAGISYSDEVKVVTDVIDIDGNIYKTVNIGNQVWLVTNLKVTHYRNGDAIPNITNDNDWPQTNQGAYCNYDNNNSLAEIYGRLYNFNAVKDTRNICPVGWRVPTDADWKALYQYLGTTNTSAGKMKEAGTAHWRSPNTGATNSSGFTGLPAGYRSGVYYGIGSTTIFWSDATSSYTAVLSFDTELAGGSANKGDRAGFSVRCIKIN, from the coding sequence ATGAAACATATATACCAAACATTATCCCTTGTATCTGCAATTGCGCTTGTGTTATTTGCTAATGCGTGTAAAAAGGATGGTGATAAAAAGCCTACACCTACCTTAACAACAAAAGAAGTAACATCTGTAACTACTTCTACAGCTGTATCCGGCGCTGAAAATATAAAAAGTGAGGGCTCTGAAGTTTCTGACAAAGGTATTTGTTGGGCCGAATCGGGGCTACCCACTATTTCAGATAGTAAGAAGGCTGAAGGGAGTGGCGCAAGCAGCTTTAATAGCCAGCTTACAGGCTTAAAAGAAAACACCACCTATTATGTAAGAGCTTATGCTATGAATGCCTCCGGGGTATCATATGGCCAGCGGGTGTCATTTACTACACTTGCCCATGCAACAGTTTCAATTGACTCGCTTGTTAGTAGTACAACCAATGAGATAACCGTAAAAGGGAGCGTAGAATCAAAAGAAGGGAATGATATAATTAGTAAGGGATTTTGCCTGGCAAAAACACCAATCCCCACAATTAACGATATAAAAAGCATAGAGTCCCTCGACACAGATCCTATGAACTATACCTTTAAAAATCTGACTCCCAATACCACCTATTATATACGTGCTTATGCTATCAACGCTGCCGGTATTTCATATAGTGACGAAGTAAAGGTAGTAACAGATGTAATTGACATTGATGGTAACATATACAAAACTGTAAATATTGGAAATCAGGTATGGCTTGTGACAAATTTAAAAGTTACTCACTACAGAAATGGGGATGCTATCCCTAATATTACGAATGATAATGACTGGCCGCAAACCAATCAAGGGGCTTACTGTAACTATGATAATAATAATAGTCTCGCTGAAATTTATGGACGCCTATATAATTTTAATGCTGTAAAAGATACCAGAAATATTTGTCCGGTTGGCTGGCGCGTGCCAACAGATGCCGATTGGAAAGCGCTTTATCAGTACTTGGGCACAACAAATACTTCTGCCGGTAAAATGAAAGAAGCCGGAACAGCGCATTGGAGGTCGCCAAATACAGGCGCAACCAACAGTAGCGGCTTTACGGGCTTGCCAGCCGGATACCGCTCTGGGGTCTATTACGGCATAGGTTCAACTACAATTTTTTGGTCAGACGCTACATCGTCGTATACCGCTGTTTTAAGTTTTGATACTGAACTAGCCGGCGGAAGCGCCAATAAGGGAGATAGGGCAGGCTTCTCTGTTCGTTGTATTAAGATAAATTGA
- a CDS encoding acyl-CoA dehydrogenase, whose protein sequence is MEKIQHPSYLLTPEWIDTIRNNAQEAERMGKLHPAQLQLVYEQQWFNLLAPHRYGGAETPLPQLVKTEEALAWADGSLGWVVTLCCGAGWFGGFMNPAIARQIYSDKHVCLAGSGAATGTATITGDGYIINGGWKYASGVHHATYITVNCNILNDGSPVLNKDGTPLILPFVLDRKDVMLQPGWKYMGMIATGSDAYMVNDLRVDKARCFKIDPEATVIDAPLYTYPFLQLAEATLAANLSGMAIHFMDLCASAFESRIINIRRIKPENVEVMNEMMRYAIGLHDQSRATFFSAVENSWSDPKNEDKLMAVSSTSRVLAKISRECVDELYPYCGLQAASADSEINRAWRDLHTASQHSLLTFLN, encoded by the coding sequence ATGGAAAAAATTCAGCATCCATCATATTTGTTAACCCCCGAATGGATTGACACCATACGGAATAACGCGCAGGAAGCAGAGCGTATGGGTAAACTGCATCCGGCACAATTGCAGCTTGTATATGAGCAGCAGTGGTTTAACTTGTTGGCACCACACCGGTATGGCGGCGCCGAAACGCCATTGCCCCAACTCGTCAAAACAGAAGAGGCGCTGGCCTGGGCCGATGGCAGCCTTGGCTGGGTGGTAACCCTGTGCTGTGGCGCGGGATGGTTCGGCGGCTTTATGAATCCAGCCATCGCGAGGCAGATCTATAGCGATAAACACGTGTGCCTGGCGGGTAGCGGGGCAGCCACCGGTACCGCTACTATCACCGGCGACGGCTACATCATAAATGGCGGTTGGAAATATGCCAGTGGCGTGCACCATGCAACCTATATTACGGTTAATTGTAATATTTTGAATGACGGTAGCCCCGTGCTGAATAAAGACGGGACACCTTTGATATTACCATTTGTACTGGATAGGAAAGATGTAATGCTACAGCCGGGCTGGAAATATATGGGCATGATTGCTACGGGCAGCGACGCTTATATGGTAAATGATTTACGGGTTGATAAAGCCCGTTGTTTTAAAATAGACCCAGAAGCCACTGTAATAGATGCCCCATTGTATACTTACCCGTTTTTGCAACTGGCCGAAGCTACGCTGGCGGCAAATCTTTCGGGCATGGCCATTCATTTTATGGATTTGTGCGCTTCTGCTTTTGAAAGCCGGATCATCAATATTCGCAGGATAAAACCGGAAAATGTGGAGGTAATGAATGAGATGATGCGATATGCGATAGGATTGCACGACCAGTCGCGCGCAACATTTTTTTCAGCAGTTGAAAATTCCTGGAGCGACCCCAAAAATGAAGACAAATTGATGGCTGTAAGCAGCACAAGCCGCGTTCTGGCTAAAATATCCCGTGAATGTGTGGATGAATTATATCCTTACTGCGGGCTGCAGGCGGCCTCGGCCGATAGCGAGATAAACCGGGCCTGGCGGGACCTGCACACGGCCAGCCAACACAGTTTACTCACTTTTCTTAATTAA
- the pnuC gene encoding nicotinamide riboside transporter PnuC produces MQHWIALFLEQVKATTWLEWAAVILGVAEVILAKANKVWLYPTGIASTLISIYLLLNTTLYAECLLSCYYVVMSVYGWYHWIKKRDQPPVKVSYATRHEWIITLLIVFVGWGILYLVLVNFTPSTVPVWDSWVSSTAWAGMWLLARRKVENWILLNLSNLFAIPLLYHKNLVMFAVLTVVLFVVAIFGYFDWRRIAKRFTNQNEEQTFSVSQ; encoded by the coding sequence ATGCAACACTGGATAGCACTGTTCCTGGAACAGGTAAAAGCAACAACCTGGCTGGAATGGGCCGCGGTGATTTTGGGCGTGGCCGAAGTGATACTGGCAAAGGCAAATAAAGTGTGGCTGTACCCAACGGGTATAGCCTCCACTTTAATTTCTATTTACCTGCTGCTTAATACCACCCTGTATGCCGAATGTTTGTTAAGCTGCTACTATGTGGTGATGAGCGTTTACGGCTGGTACCACTGGATAAAAAAACGGGACCAGCCCCCCGTAAAGGTGAGCTACGCTACACGGCACGAATGGATAATAACGCTGCTTATTGTATTTGTTGGGTGGGGCATATTATACCTGGTGCTGGTTAACTTTACCCCTTCGACCGTACCTGTCTGGGATTCGTGGGTATCATCAACAGCATGGGCGGGTATGTGGCTCTTGGCCAGGCGCAAGGTGGAAAATTGGATATTGCTTAACTTAAGCAACCTGTTTGCCATCCCTTTGCTGTATCATAAAAACCTGGTGATGTTCGCCGTACTCACGGTCGTCTTATTTGTGGTAGCAATATTCGGTTATTTTGACTGGCGAAGGATAGCTAAACGCTTCACCAACCAAAACGAGGAACAAACTTTTAGCGTTTCACAATAA
- the aspS gene encoding aspartate--tRNA ligase, whose translation MLRTHTCGQLNISDLGETVTLCGWVQKSRDLGGTTFIDVRDRYGLTQLVLNTDTDANLREAGRQLGREFVIKVTGTVLERSNKNTKIPTGEIEIAVTALEILNAAKIPPFLIEDETDGGEELRAKYRYLDLRRNPIRNNLVLRHKMAQEIRKYLDGLDFIEVETPVLIKSTPEGARDFVVPSRMNPGEFYALPQSPQTFKQLLMVSGFDRYFQIVKCFRDEDLRADRQPEFTQIDCEMSFITQEDILNIFEGLTRHLFRTVKGLELGDFPRMQYADAMRLYGSDKPDTRFGMQFVELNDVVKGKGFSIFDNAELVVGINAKGCANYTRKQIDELTEWMKRPQIGATGLIYARHNEDGTLKSSVDKFYNEEELAKWSAAFETEKGDLILILAGETDKVRKQLNELRLEVGGRLGLRDKNKFAPLWVLDFPLLEWDEETERYHAMHHPFTSPKPEDIALLDTEPKNVRANAYDLVINGTEIGGGSIRIHDRELQSLMFKHLGFSPEEAQKQFGFLMDAFEYGAPPHGGIAFGFDRLTSIFAGLDSIRDVIAFPKNNSGRDVMIDSPSTIADAQMNELKIKTTVSQS comes from the coding sequence ATGCTTAGAACACACACCTGCGGGCAATTAAATATCAGCGATTTAGGCGAAACGGTAACCCTGTGCGGATGGGTGCAAAAATCGCGCGACCTGGGGGGCACCACGTTTATTGATGTGCGCGACCGTTATGGTTTAACCCAACTGGTTTTAAATACCGATACCGATGCTAACCTGCGCGAAGCCGGCAGGCAGCTGGGCCGCGAGTTTGTGATAAAGGTAACAGGCACCGTTCTGGAGCGTTCTAACAAAAACACTAAAATACCAACCGGCGAAATTGAAATTGCCGTTACCGCACTGGAGATATTGAACGCTGCCAAGATCCCACCATTTTTAATTGAGGATGAAACCGATGGCGGTGAGGAACTGCGCGCCAAATACCGTTACCTCGATCTGCGCCGCAACCCTATTCGTAACAACCTGGTCCTTCGCCATAAAATGGCGCAGGAGATACGCAAATATTTAGACGGGCTGGATTTTATTGAGGTGGAAACCCCGGTACTGATCAAATCCACCCCAGAAGGCGCGCGCGATTTTGTGGTGCCAAGCCGTATGAACCCCGGCGAATTTTACGCCCTGCCGCAATCGCCGCAAACCTTTAAGCAATTGCTGATGGTGAGCGGGTTCGATCGTTACTTCCAGATCGTGAAATGCTTTAGGGACGAAGACCTGCGTGCCGACCGGCAGCCGGAATTTACACAGATAGACTGCGAAATGTCGTTCATCACCCAGGAAGATATCCTGAATATTTTCGAAGGGCTTACCCGCCACCTGTTCCGCACTGTTAAAGGCTTGGAGCTTGGGGATTTCCCGCGCATGCAATATGCCGATGCCATGCGCTTGTATGGTTCTGATAAACCCGATACCCGCTTTGGGATGCAGTTTGTTGAATTGAATGACGTGGTAAAAGGCAAAGGGTTCAGCATTTTTGATAATGCCGAACTGGTTGTTGGTATCAATGCCAAGGGCTGTGCTAACTACACGCGTAAACAGATCGACGAGCTTACCGAGTGGATGAAACGCCCGCAAATTGGCGCTACTGGCTTAATCTATGCCCGCCATAACGAAGACGGCACACTTAAATCATCGGTTGATAAATTTTACAATGAAGAAGAGCTGGCCAAATGGAGCGCCGCTTTTGAAACCGAAAAAGGTGACCTGATCTTAATTTTAGCCGGCGAAACCGATAAAGTGCGTAAGCAACTGAATGAATTACGCCTTGAGGTTGGCGGACGTTTAGGCCTTCGTGATAAAAACAAATTCGCGCCGCTTTGGGTGCTTGATTTCCCGCTGCTGGAGTGGGATGAGGAAACAGAACGTTATCATGCTATGCACCACCCGTTCACTTCGCCAAAACCCGAGGATATTGCATTGCTGGATACCGAGCCTAAGAACGTCCGCGCAAACGCATACGACCTGGTTATAAACGGTACCGAAATTGGTGGCGGTTCTATCCGTATCCACGACAGAGAATTGCAATCGCTGATGTTTAAACACCTGGGCTTTTCGCCGGAGGAAGCGCAAAAACAATTTGGCTTTTTAATGGATGCATTTGAATATGGCGCACCTCCACACGGTGGTATCGCTTTTGGGTTCGACAGGCTTACATCTATCTTCGCAGGACTGGATTCCATACGCGACGTTATTGCTTTTCCTAAAAACAATTCGGGCCGCGATGTAATGATCGATTCGCCATCAACCATCGCCGATGCCCAGATGAATGAACTAAAAATTAAAACCACTGTATCGCAGTCATAA
- a CDS encoding TonB-dependent receptor yields MKNLFAALSALLLPVLASAQFSISGKVTNQAGEALPGATVTITSPAINTQADVKGNYQIAGLPSGTYTIKSTYIGYQTTTQAVTLNGNLALNFALTNATFSAEEVTVTATRAGKNSPTAFTNLSKKDLQKNNFGQDLPYMLAQTPSVVVSSDGGTGIGYTGIRIRGSDGTRVNVTINGIPLNDAESQGSFFVNLPDLTSSVNNIQVQRGVGTSTNGAGAFGGSINIQTATRRDTGYTDIGTTVGSYNTMKNTVSLGTGLLGGHFSVDGRLSRIKSDGYIDRASSSLRSFFLSGAYYGKNSTLRLNVFSGIERTYQAWNGVPDYIIGDDTRKDNRTYNELGLMSDGNFYKDQVDNYQQNHYQLLYDQKLSDKLSFSGALHYTKGFGYYEEYKNDADVTDYNLTPVVIGGTAITNTDLVRRLWLNNDFYGVTYALKYQAQSNLNFTLGGAYNRYSGAHYGNIIYTKESAGIPPNYEYYRDDADKNDFNIFGRGEYKVGNATLFADMQYRRVYYSFLGFDRNLNNVQQNATLNFFNPKAGITYEFDEHNNIYASIAVGNHEPNRNDYTESTPASRPKAENLKDFEAGYRISGDGFKGGINLFYMLYKNQLILTGALNDVGGATRINVDNSYRAGIELDGSIKITNQLSWAANATISTNKIKDLNIALASYDDDYNPLAPVTQSFKKTDIAYSPSLIVGSEIAYSPVKNGSIAFISKYVSKQYLDNTGNINPAGYSTSPDVANNPYAVNRLLKAYFVNDVRLSYNIHTQAIKNINLGLLVNNVFSKKYEANGATYPEVDSGTLVNYNYYFPQATRNFLASVTFSF; encoded by the coding sequence TTGAAAAACTTATTTGCGGCGCTCAGCGCCCTGCTGCTGCCTGTCCTGGCATCGGCCCAATTTTCCATCAGCGGAAAAGTAACCAACCAAGCCGGCGAAGCACTGCCCGGCGCAACCGTAACCATTACCAGCCCGGCCATTAACACACAGGCCGATGTAAAGGGTAATTACCAGATCGCCGGCCTGCCAAGCGGCACCTACACCATTAAGTCCACTTATATCGGCTATCAAACCACCACCCAAGCCGTTACCTTAAACGGTAACCTGGCGCTTAACTTTGCCCTTACGAATGCGACATTCAGCGCCGAAGAGGTTACGGTAACCGCCACCCGCGCGGGCAAAAACTCGCCGACAGCGTTTACTAACCTTAGCAAAAAGGACCTGCAGAAAAACAACTTCGGGCAGGACCTGCCCTATATGCTCGCCCAAACACCATCGGTTGTGGTAAGCTCTGATGGCGGCACGGGCATTGGCTACACCGGCATCCGCATCCGCGGCAGCGACGGAACACGGGTGAACGTAACCATTAATGGTATCCCGTTAAACGATGCCGAAAGCCAGGGCTCGTTCTTTGTGAATTTGCCCGATCTTACGTCATCAGTAAACAACATACAGGTTCAGCGCGGCGTGGGCACGTCAACCAACGGCGCGGGTGCTTTCGGCGGCAGCATCAATATACAAACCGCTACCCGCCGCGATACCGGCTACACGGATATCGGCACAACTGTAGGCTCGTATAACACCATGAAAAACACCGTAAGCCTGGGCACAGGCTTACTGGGCGGGCATTTTAGTGTGGATGGCCGTTTGTCGAGGATAAAATCCGACGGGTATATCGACCGGGCATCATCAAGCCTGCGGTCGTTTTTCCTGAGTGGGGCATATTATGGCAAAAACAGTACGCTAAGGCTTAACGTTTTCTCGGGCATCGAGCGCACGTACCAGGCCTGGAACGGTGTGCCCGATTATATTATTGGTGATGATACCCGTAAAGATAACCGTACCTATAACGAGCTGGGCTTGATGAGCGACGGCAACTTTTATAAAGACCAGGTAGACAATTACCAGCAAAACCATTACCAGTTGCTGTACGATCAAAAACTGTCTGATAAGCTGTCCTTTAGCGGTGCTTTACATTATACAAAGGGCTTTGGTTACTATGAAGAATATAAGAACGATGCTGATGTAACCGACTACAACCTAACGCCCGTGGTTATCGGCGGCACAGCCATTACCAATACCGACCTGGTACGCCGCCTTTGGCTGAATAATGACTTTTATGGCGTAACCTATGCCTTAAAATACCAGGCACAAAGCAACCTGAACTTTACTTTGGGCGGCGCATATAACCGTTACAGCGGTGCGCATTATGGCAACATTATTTATACCAAAGAAAGCGCAGGAATCCCGCCAAATTACGAGTACTACCGGGATGATGCTGATAAAAACGATTTCAACATTTTTGGTCGCGGCGAATATAAAGTGGGCAACGCAACCCTCTTTGCCGATATGCAGTACCGCAGGGTTTACTACTCCTTCTTAGGGTTCGACAGGAACCTGAACAACGTGCAGCAGAACGCCACGCTGAACTTTTTTAACCCGAAGGCCGGTATCACTTACGAGTTTGATGAACATAACAATATTTATGCTTCCATCGCGGTGGGTAACCACGAACCAAACCGTAACGACTATACCGAAAGCACTCCGGCAAGCAGGCCCAAAGCCGAAAACCTGAAGGATTTTGAGGCCGGTTACCGCATCAGCGGCGATGGATTTAAAGGAGGCATAAACCTGTTTTACATGTTGTATAAAAACCAGTTGATACTAACCGGGGCCCTAAATGATGTAGGCGGGGCAACGCGTATCAACGTTGATAACAGCTACCGCGCGGGCATTGAGCTTGACGGCAGTATTAAAATTACAAACCAGTTGAGCTGGGCGGCCAATGCCACTATCAGCACTAATAAAATCAAAGATCTGAATATTGCCCTGGCCAGCTACGATGATGATTATAATCCACTGGCCCCGGTTACGCAATCATTCAAAAAAACAGATATAGCCTACTCGCCGTCGTTGATCGTGGGGAGCGAGATCGCTTATTCGCCGGTAAAAAATGGCAGCATCGCCTTTATCAGCAAGTATGTAAGCAAGCAATATCTGGATAATACCGGGAATATTAACCCGGCGGGTTACAGCACCTCGCCCGATGTGGCCAATAACCCATACGCGGTTAACCGGTTGCTAAAAGCCTATTTTGTAAACGATGTAAGGCTAAGCTATAACATCCATACGCAGGCTATCAAAAACATAAACCTTGGTTTACTGGTCAATAACGTTTTCAGCAAAAAGTACGAGGCCAATGGCGCTACTTACCCCGAAGTGGATAGTGGCACATTAGTTAACTATAACTACTATTTCCCGCAGGCAACGCGCAATTTCCTGGCATCGGTAACTTTTAGTTTTTAG